The Malus domestica chromosome 17, GDT2T_hap1 genome contains the following window.
TCCAAGGAGGAACCCCATTGACTGCAACCGCATCCGCGGCAGTAATAGCAAGCGGGTCACCGCCGTCGTGATCCAGCTGCCTCTCCAAATTGAGCGCCGATCGGTCATTAGCTACAAACAAACAGATATCAACAAGCATTCTTTTcacaaatcacattcaaattgCAAAACTGCAAACTGCAAAACACACATGCAAAGCAAAAGCAGTGTAATGTTGTTACCTTCCATAGGCCCAAATGGAATAGTTGAATCCTCAAGACCTGTAATTTTTTCCCAAATTTAAGTAGaaataatcaaatttacaaaaatgGGTAGGCATAATTCTCAACGTTATTAGCAGAGAAGTTAAATTAACAACAATTCGAAAGGGACGAATTGGGAATTTCGGATTTTATCAGTCCCAGTGAGAAATGTCTCACCTTTATCAGAAAATCGAACGAAAGAATCTAACTTGGGAGGAGTGGCAACGGCGGCGGCGGCAGCAGAAACAGAATTGTGGTTGCTGTTGGCGGTGGCGGAGTTGGAATTGGTGGAGCGATCTCTGAGCAAGTCCTGGAGGTCCTCGTAATAAGACATCTTGGCAGAGCGAGCACCGACTTTAACTTGGTGGCGAGCCttcttgaactccttgagcaaGTTCCGCCACTTGTCCGTACACATGGTGGGCGATCGGTCGAAGCCCTTTTCCCTCATCCGCGCCGAGATCTGGTCCCACAGGTGCCTGTTGGACTTTGACGTGTTGAAAAGCCCGTCTACCTCTCTCCTAAACCCTATCAAGCTCCGGGTCTCCTCCTGGACCCACGTCTCCGCCCGTTTCTTCGGCCCGGCGGCACCGCCCGGACCGCCTCCTGCTCTGCTGCTCACAGCCGCACACAATTCCTGCTCCTCCCCCTCGCCACCGCTGCTCTGCTGCTGCTCTCGTTCgttttggttttggtggtgAGGTGGCGCTCTCCCATTCACCGCCGCCACATCCATCATCATCTCTGTCTCCGTTTCTTGGTCTAGTCCTCCTCCCTTGTATAAGTCAACGGCGCGGGGCTTCTCCAAGAGGTACATGTCGGATTGCTACTGGCTGGGGTTTGAGGGTGTAGGGGAGTGGATTGGCATGCGGGTGTAGCGGATAATACGGAGCGGAGGAGGAAGATGGGACAAAGGACAAAAGAGGAGGGAATCGGATGCGGGAAGGCGCGCTCGTGTGAGCGAGCTTAGGAGACCAGCTATATTTAATATGGAGATGAtctcagccgttggattttctTTTATATCTTATCCAAAGGGCTTGCCACATTGCGGCTTTGCCTTGAAGTGaacctcttttctttttttttttgttaatcacGGTGTAACTTGAGTTGAGTCAACCTGAACTTGCTCAAACTCTATTCGGATCACTCAATTAAATCCGTATTATTGATTGTTGATATACGTTATCAAGTCAACCTTAGCATAGAAAGATTGAATTCACTTTGGTTGGGTTGGGTTCATATTTTTCTAACTTgacaaaaccctaacccaaaCCAAAAATCCTAAGGAACgagttaatgttttgtttacCTTCCAACCCATCCAAACCGTCAGGTTGCACCAGTACCCTCCATTTATATCACAAGTCAATCATGCAATTTTATGCGTTTTGTGCATAACTTGCTCAAAATGCGAATCAAAACTTCCTACTATCTACCAACCTTAATATCCAGAGATACACTCGATAATATGTAAACTACACGTGTTTTTATCAGAAAACTATATTTCGTCACATTGTATATGATTCATTAAAAGCAAAACTACATATCATTAAAATGTTGaggaaaaacaagaacaaaatcTTGATCTATGAAGATACTTGGTGTAGCCGATTCACCTATGCATCGTTGTCGACCAACATTGTAGTTACTCCCtggtttttcatcattttatcgaCGATTTTCTTCAGTGCAGGTGCACTCACCCCACATTTCTGATCAACAAAACAAGATCTACCTTCTTCGGCCGCCTTACAAAGCTGCGGATCCAACGGTACCTTCCCCAGAAAGGGTACCCCCATTTCCCCGCACATTCTTTCAGCTCCACCGCGACTGCTATCAAACACTTCAGTAAAAGCTACTATGTTTGAAAATTCTGGCGATCTCTCTTTCAGCTGCTCCCTAGCCCATTCTGTGACATCTACTTGCTCACCGGTCTCTGTCATCctcaaaaatttgaaatccaTCAATGGCTGGGACAAACCACTCATGTTTTCAACAACCCCAAGGACATGAACTCCAACTTTCTTGCAGAAACTCACTTCTTTCCGAACATCAATCATGGAGACCTGTTGTggagtggtgactatgattgcacCATCTATTGAGCCAGCATCAAGGTATTGGACAATTGAAATATGCTCGTCCGAGGTTCCAGGAGGAGCATCCACTATCAGGAAATCAAGCTCGCCCCAATAAACATCCTTCAAGAATTGCTTGATGAGCGCATTTTTGCGCGGCCCCCTCCATATAACAGCATCATCAGGATCCGGAAGCATAAACCCAATTGACATGACCCCGAGGTTTTGCTCAACATAGACAGGAGACCAGCCAAGGTTGCTCTGGTGGATTTCTTGGCCTTCTAGGCCGAGCATCTTTGGGATGCTCGGGCCACAAATATCGATATCAAGAAGTCCCACCTGGAAGTCCATAGCTGCTAGTGCAAATGCAAGTTGGGCAGAGAATGTGCTCTTGCCAACTCCACCTTTTCCTGATAAAACCAGTATCTTATGCTTTACAGTGGCCATCCTTTCTGCAATTGCAACCACGTCTGTACCAAAACAATATacaaatcatcaagacaatAAAGCACATCATTCTTGATTCATAAAAGACAGAGTCTTGTAAAGAGGAAAACGAACTCACAGAGTCACACAAACGATGAAAATCAAAGACGGGTTAGTAATACTGTATACACAGATGCCTTGCAATGATTACCTAATAAAACTTTGAAATAAAGGTCGCAATCCAGCTACTGAAAAATGAAACGTAAAGGTTCATCCTTTGATCAAACATTGAGTTCTAACATATAATTCGCTTAACACACATTTGCTCAAATATTTGCGCAAAAAATTCACAATAACAAAGAAACACTAATTACCACAGCTTGGAAAACCAAGGTTTCGAAAGAAATCTTATAGTGTGTGTATATTTTGTATATTACACTCTCTGCCCAACAACGCCGCCACCAAAGATAGCCAAATAACTACTTAAGTCGGTTTGAGAGCAGAACATTAAGAAGTAATTTCAGTACAAAAAAATTCTTCTAATCCATATCTCCAAAGAATTGCCAGACATCAAGTCTACAAATATATTTTAGAACATAAATAGCTCGAAACATAGAGATCAAGcgcaacaaacaacaacaacaaagctttatcccactaagtggggtcggttgtatgaatcctagaatgtcACTGTGCTCGATTTTGTGCTAAGTCTTTCATTAGCTCCAAGGACTACATGTCTAAACTATTGTATTATTCACGCTATATTATTCATGATCATGataaaaaaattcatgaaattaacATAAACCATCTGCTTTCGCTTGTTCTTCAAAATTATACTCATagttaaaacaaaaacaaataatttacaGTAATCGCAGGCtgaaattaacttaaaaaacaGCTGAAAGCTGCAGATAAAGGAAGAACAAAAAGCACAGAGCTTTAGgagcaagagagagaaaggaaaccTGGGTCGGGGCCCTTGGGAGCAGTAGCACAAATCTGCTGGTTCGGGCATCCTTCGCAGGCGTCGGATTTTCCAGCCGAATCGGACTGCGGACCCGGGCAATCTAAAACCAGTAGTACCCcacaaaaattaaaccataagaATCACGACgaacaaaaaattaatgaaaagctcCGGAGAATTAAGAAAAAAGGGCTTACGTTCGTTGGCGTCTTCTGGAATTTCACCATTCTCCATGGCTTACAATTTTCCGACGGACTTGGGTTTTGCTTTGTTCACGTAAATGTAGTcttgagggagaagaga
Protein-coding sequences here:
- the LOC103404230 gene encoding trihelix transcription factor GT-4-like yields the protein MYLLEKPRAVDLYKGGGLDQETETEMMMDVAAVNGRAPPHHQNQNEREQQQSSGGEGEEQELCAAVSSRAGGGPGGAAGPKKRAETWVQEETRSLIGFRREVDGLFNTSKSNRHLWDQISARMREKGFDRSPTMCTDKWRNLLKEFKKARHQVKVGARSAKMSYYEDLQDLLRDRSTNSNSATANSNHNSVSAAAAAVATPPKLDSFVRFSDKGLEDSTIPFGPMEANDRSALNLERQLDHDGGDPLAITAADAVAVNGVPPWNWREGPENGGEDHSSYCGRIITVKLGEYTRRIGIDGTGEAIKEAIKSAFRIRTKRAFWLEDEDQVVRSLDRDMPLGNYTLHLDEGITIKLCLYDDSDRIVRTEEITLYTEDDFRDFLARRGLMGLRELSGYRRIDTLDDLHSGAMYQGVRLLVD
- the LOC103404231 gene encoding cytosolic Fe-S cluster assembly factor NBP35, giving the protein MENGEIPEDANEHCPGPQSDSAGKSDACEGCPNQQICATAPKGPDPDVVAIAERMATVKHKILVLSGKGGVGKSTFSAQLAFALAAMDFQVGLLDIDICGPSIPKMLGLEGQEIHQSNLGWSPVYVEQNLGVMSIGFMLPDPDDAVIWRGPRKNALIKQFLKDVYWGELDFLIVDAPPGTSDEHISIVQYLDAGSIDGAIIVTTPQQVSMIDVRKEVSFCKKVGVHVLGVVENMSGLSQPLMDFKFLRMTETGEQVDVTEWAREQLKERSPEFSNIVAFTEVFDSSRGGAERMCGEMGVPFLGKVPLDPQLCKAAEEGRSCFVDQKCGVSAPALKKIVDKMMKNQGVTTMLVDNDA